From a single Capsicum annuum cultivar UCD-10X-F1 chromosome 12, UCD10Xv1.1, whole genome shotgun sequence genomic region:
- the LOC107851122 gene encoding CMP-sialic acid transporter 2 isoform X1 → MAAIGAMPEINSLRQKSRKSFVTLLLTILTSSQSILIVWSKRAGKYEYSVTTANFLVEALKCALSLAALVRIWRKDGVTDDNRLSTTWDEVKVYPIPAALYLVKNLLQQYYIFAYVDAPGYQILKNLNIISTGVLYQIILKRKLTEIQWAAFILLCAGCTTAQLNPSSDHVLQTPLQGWVMAIVMALLSGFAGVYTEAIIKKRPSRNINVQNFWLYVFGMIFNAFAIMTQDFDAVMNDGFFHGYSLITVLMILNHALSGIAVSMVMKYADNIVKVYSTSVAMLLTAVVSVFLFGFHLSLAFFLGSIVVSVAIYLHSTNKARR, encoded by the exons ATGGCGGCGATCGGAGCAATGCCGGAGATTAATAGCCTCCGTCAGAAAAGCCGAAa GTCATTTGTTACACTTCTTCTGACAATTCTTACAAGTTCACAATCGATTCTCATTGTGTGGTCGAAGAGAGCTGGGAAGTATGAGTACAGTGTAACCACTGCAAATTTTCTG GTAGAGGCATTGAAATGCGCATTGTCGCTTGCAGCCTTGGTAAGAATCTGGAGAAAGGACGGGGTTACTGATGATAATAG GTTGAGCACTACGTGGGATGAAGTTAAAGTGTATCCCATTCCGGCTGCACTTTATCTTGTCAAGAATCTACTTCAG CAGTACTACATTTTTGCGTATGTAGATGCTCCTGGATATCAGATACTGAAGAACTTGAATATTATCAGCACTGGTGTGTTGTATCAAATCATTCTTAAAAGGAA GTTAACTGAAATTCAGTGGGCTGCTTTCATTCTACTTTGTGCTGGGTGCACCACTGCACAACTTAATCCTAG TTCTGATCATGTTCTTCAGACTCCATTACAAGGTTGGGTTATGGCTATT GTAATGGCCCTTTTGAGTGGTTTTGCAGGAGTTTACACAGAG GCTATAATTAAGAAGAGACCGTCAAGAAATATTAATGTTCAGAACTTCTGGTTGTATGTCTTTGGGATGATCTTCAATGCTTTTGCAATAATGACTCAAGATTTTGATGCAGTCATGAATGA TGGGTTCTTCCATGGATATTCACTGATTACAGTTCTCATGATTCTCAACCACGCACTAAG TGGCATTGCAGTATCAATGGTGATGAAGTACGCTGACAACATTGTGAAG GTCTATTCAACTTCAGTTGCAATGCTACTGACTGCAGTTGTTTCTGTATTTCTATTTGGGTTTCACCTTTCCCTTGCCTTCTTCCTTGGTTCCAT CGTTGTTTCTGTAGCGATATATTTACATTCGACCAACAAAGCCCGAAGATAA
- the LOC107850687 gene encoding probable E3 ubiquitin-protein ligase ARI8, with product MASEDELMMMHDAATDDGESFDDDFYSGGDAHDDDDDSDDDDVMDYDFIDNDSDDSDNLIAHHRSQSNYSILNEADIHKCQEESITKVSTVLSISRVAAGILLRHYNWSVSKVNDEWFADEGKVRRIVGLLENPLPLPDGVELTCGICFDVYPRNEISAAACGHPFCLTCWQGYISTAITDGPGCLMLRCPDPSCSAAIGLDMIKKLANNEDKKKYNRYFIRSFVEDNRKTKWCPAPGCDYAVDYIVGSGSYDVTCGCSYSFCWNCTEETHRPVDCGTVSKWILKNSAESENMNWILANSKPCPKCKRPIEKNQGCMHITCTPPCKFEFCWLCLGPWTDHGERTGGFYACNRYEAAKQEGVFDESEKRREMAKNSLERYTHYYERWATNQSSRQKALSDLQQMQTVNLEKLSDKQCQPESQLKFITEAWLQIVECRRVLKWTYAYGYYLPEHEHAKRQFFEYLQGEAESGLERLHQCAEKELQGYLDAESPSKEFNEFRTKLAGLTSVTRNYFENLVRALENGLSDVDAHGAYSRAASSKSLGGGNIKGKGGRGKGTTSRSSSSRNIDDSGHWSCEYCTYANVRSATVCQMCQQRR from the exons ATGGCATCGGAGGATGAATTGATGATGATGCACGACGCCGCCACCGACGACGGTGAATCCTTCGACGATGACTTTTACAGCGGCGGCGATGctcatgatgatgacgatgattcCGACGATGATGATGTCATGGATTATGATTTCATCGATAATGATTCTGATGATTCCGATAACCTTATCGCTCATCATCGTTCTCAG TCAAATTATAGTATTTTGAATGAAGCCGATATTCACAAATGCCAAGAGGAAAGTATTACAAAGGTATCTACAGTGCTCTCCATTTCAAGGGTAGCTGCTGGCATCCTGCTTCGCCATTATAACTG GAGTGTCAGCAAAGTGAATGATGAATGGTTTGCAGATGAAGGAAAGGTCCGCAGGATTGTTGGTTTGTTAGAGAATCCTCTGCCGCTCCCTGATGGGGTAGAG CTTACATGTGGGATCTGCTTTGACGTTTATCCTCGTAATGAGATCAGTGCCGCTGCTTGTGGTCATCCTTTTTGTCTCACATGCTGGCAAG GGTATATTAGCACGGCCATCACTGATGGTCCTGGATGCTTGATGTTGCGCTGTCCTGATCCATCTTGTAGTGCTGCTATCGGTCTagatatgataaaaaaattggCAAATAATGAAGACAAAAAGAAGTATAACCGCTACTTTATCAGGTCGTTTGTGGAGGACAACAGAAAG acaaaatggTGTCCTGCTCCTGGATGTGATTATGCAGTTGACTATATAGTTGGCAGTGGTAGCTATGACGTTACTTGCGGGTGCTCATATAGTTTCTGCTGGAAT TGTACTGAGGAAACTCATCGCCCAGTTGATTGTGGGACTGTGTCCAAGTGGATCTTGAAGAACAGTGCAGAGTCTGAAAACATGAACTG GATATTGGCTAATTCTAAGCCTTGTCCAAAATGCAAGCGGCCAATTGAGAAAAATCAGGGGTGCATGCATATTACATGCACACCACCCTGTAAATTTGAGTTTTGCTG GCTCTGCCTCGGCCCTTGGAcagatcatggtgagagaactggTGGCTTTTATGCGTGCAACCGTTACGAGGCAGCAAAACAAGAGGGAGTG TTTGATGAATCTGAAAAGAGGAGAGAGATGGCAAAAAATTCCTTAGAAAGATATACACATTACTATGAACGATGGGCCACCAACCAGTCG TCGCGGCAAAAGGCACTTTCAGATCTTCAGCAAATGCAAACAGTAAAT CTTGAGAAGCTGAGTGACAAACAGTGCCAACCCGAATCACAGCTCAAATTTATTACAGAGGCCTGGTTGCAG ATAGTTGAATGTAGGCGTGTGCTAAAATGGACATATGCATATGGTTATTACTTACCGGAGCATGAACATGCCAAAAGGCAGTTCTTTGAGTATTTACAAG GTGAGGCTGAGTCTGGACTTGAACGACTTCATCAGTGTGCAGAGAAGGAACTCCAGGGGTACCTTGATGCAGAAAGTCCATCAAAAGAATTCAATGAGTTCCGAACAAAGCTTGCAGGGCTTACAAG TGTAACTAGAAACTACTTTGAGAACCTGGTCCGAGCTTTAGAGAATGGTCTCTCTGATGTGGATGCTCATGGTGCTTACAGCAGGGCAGCTAGCTCGAAAAGCCTGGGAGGTGGGAACATCAAAGGGAAGGGCGGTAGAGGAAAGGGAACCACATCAAGATCAAGCAGTTCTAGAAACATAGATGATTCAGGACATTGGTCTTGTGAGTATTGTACATATGCCAACGTTAGGTCTGCTACCGTGTGCCAGATGTGCCAGCAGCGTCGTTGA
- the LOC107851122 gene encoding CMP-sialic acid transporter 2 isoform X2, with protein MAAIGAMPEINSLRQKSRKSFVTLLLTILTSSQSILIVWSKRAGKYEYSVTTANFLVEALKCALSLAALVRIWRKDGVTDDNRLSTTWDEVKVYPIPAALYLVKNLLQYYIFAYVDAPGYQILKNLNIISTGVLYQIILKRKLTEIQWAAFILLCAGCTTAQLNPSSDHVLQTPLQGWVMAIVMALLSGFAGVYTEAIIKKRPSRNINVQNFWLYVFGMIFNAFAIMTQDFDAVMNDGFFHGYSLITVLMILNHALSGIAVSMVMKYADNIVKVYSTSVAMLLTAVVSVFLFGFHLSLAFFLGSIVVSVAIYLHSTNKARR; from the exons ATGGCGGCGATCGGAGCAATGCCGGAGATTAATAGCCTCCGTCAGAAAAGCCGAAa GTCATTTGTTACACTTCTTCTGACAATTCTTACAAGTTCACAATCGATTCTCATTGTGTGGTCGAAGAGAGCTGGGAAGTATGAGTACAGTGTAACCACTGCAAATTTTCTG GTAGAGGCATTGAAATGCGCATTGTCGCTTGCAGCCTTGGTAAGAATCTGGAGAAAGGACGGGGTTACTGATGATAATAG GTTGAGCACTACGTGGGATGAAGTTAAAGTGTATCCCATTCCGGCTGCACTTTATCTTGTCAAGAATCTACTTCAG TACTACATTTTTGCGTATGTAGATGCTCCTGGATATCAGATACTGAAGAACTTGAATATTATCAGCACTGGTGTGTTGTATCAAATCATTCTTAAAAGGAA GTTAACTGAAATTCAGTGGGCTGCTTTCATTCTACTTTGTGCTGGGTGCACCACTGCACAACTTAATCCTAG TTCTGATCATGTTCTTCAGACTCCATTACAAGGTTGGGTTATGGCTATT GTAATGGCCCTTTTGAGTGGTTTTGCAGGAGTTTACACAGAG GCTATAATTAAGAAGAGACCGTCAAGAAATATTAATGTTCAGAACTTCTGGTTGTATGTCTTTGGGATGATCTTCAATGCTTTTGCAATAATGACTCAAGATTTTGATGCAGTCATGAATGA TGGGTTCTTCCATGGATATTCACTGATTACAGTTCTCATGATTCTCAACCACGCACTAAG TGGCATTGCAGTATCAATGGTGATGAAGTACGCTGACAACATTGTGAAG GTCTATTCAACTTCAGTTGCAATGCTACTGACTGCAGTTGTTTCTGTATTTCTATTTGGGTTTCACCTTTCCCTTGCCTTCTTCCTTGGTTCCAT CGTTGTTTCTGTAGCGATATATTTACATTCGACCAACAAAGCCCGAAGATAA
- the LOC107851122 gene encoding CMP-sialic acid transporter 2 isoform X3: MAAIGAMPEINSLRQKSRKSFVTLLLTILTSSQSILIVWSKRAGKYEYSVTTANFLVEALKCALSLAALVRIWRKDGVTDDNRLSTTWDEVKVYPIPAALYLVKNLLQADAPGYQILKNLNIISTGVLYQIILKRKLTEIQWAAFILLCAGCTTAQLNPSSDHVLQTPLQGWVMAIVMALLSGFAGVYTEAIIKKRPSRNINVQNFWLYVFGMIFNAFAIMTQDFDAVMNDGFFHGYSLITVLMILNHALSGIAVSMVMKYADNIVKVYSTSVAMLLTAVVSVFLFGFHLSLAFFLGSIVVSVAIYLHSTNKARR, translated from the exons ATGGCGGCGATCGGAGCAATGCCGGAGATTAATAGCCTCCGTCAGAAAAGCCGAAa GTCATTTGTTACACTTCTTCTGACAATTCTTACAAGTTCACAATCGATTCTCATTGTGTGGTCGAAGAGAGCTGGGAAGTATGAGTACAGTGTAACCACTGCAAATTTTCTG GTAGAGGCATTGAAATGCGCATTGTCGCTTGCAGCCTTGGTAAGAATCTGGAGAAAGGACGGGGTTACTGATGATAATAG GTTGAGCACTACGTGGGATGAAGTTAAAGTGTATCCCATTCCGGCTGCACTTTATCTTGTCAAGAATCTACTTCAGGCAG ATGCTCCTGGATATCAGATACTGAAGAACTTGAATATTATCAGCACTGGTGTGTTGTATCAAATCATTCTTAAAAGGAA GTTAACTGAAATTCAGTGGGCTGCTTTCATTCTACTTTGTGCTGGGTGCACCACTGCACAACTTAATCCTAG TTCTGATCATGTTCTTCAGACTCCATTACAAGGTTGGGTTATGGCTATT GTAATGGCCCTTTTGAGTGGTTTTGCAGGAGTTTACACAGAG GCTATAATTAAGAAGAGACCGTCAAGAAATATTAATGTTCAGAACTTCTGGTTGTATGTCTTTGGGATGATCTTCAATGCTTTTGCAATAATGACTCAAGATTTTGATGCAGTCATGAATGA TGGGTTCTTCCATGGATATTCACTGATTACAGTTCTCATGATTCTCAACCACGCACTAAG TGGCATTGCAGTATCAATGGTGATGAAGTACGCTGACAACATTGTGAAG GTCTATTCAACTTCAGTTGCAATGCTACTGACTGCAGTTGTTTCTGTATTTCTATTTGGGTTTCACCTTTCCCTTGCCTTCTTCCTTGGTTCCAT CGTTGTTTCTGTAGCGATATATTTACATTCGACCAACAAAGCCCGAAGATAA